A genome region from Salvia splendens isolate huo1 chromosome 19, SspV2, whole genome shotgun sequence includes the following:
- the LOC121778411 gene encoding protein APEM9-like isoform X1: MDIRDERSSIWEQIDIAENYLVCCLFDEAASLSSSILKQLLINNQVSEFDMLESAGMVLVQSMKQLTRTSEILKDFKLLFGSLNLIPVQVFVTGVCFQLSDGLSTIAQGYLEEFVNSWTYVGDKYHPLLGEEARVADTGGSHYPFLITVDMYLEVVELYVVTLLATTLKDKNLAISWVEKAVLLPIEKRQVLLRRLQSMSSSITSSSQTSIYKPEFLKDQTPYNAHQKDNAPGFPTHEQNNTAKAEILKLSRNRVPYFSWFPTFSVKLGNVQLSIPSGKFLLASLLLIMFYITRKKQAMLKRFLVKHALSFRKAFLDLWQLAFSYQVNPLAAVQTLPNSTRGSR; the protein is encoded by the exons ATGGATATTAGGGATGAAAGGTCGTCAATCTGGGAACAAATTGACATCGCTGAAAA TTACCTCGTCTGCTGCTTGTTCGATGAGGCGGCCTCGTTGTCTTCTTCTATTCTTAAACAACTGCTCATCAATAATCAGGTTTCGGAATTTGATATGCTGGAATCAGCTGGCATGGTTCTCGTACAATCCATGAAACAATTGACAAG GACGTCGGAGATATTGAAGGACTTCAAACTCTTATTTGGTTCACTCAATCTCATTCCTGTTCAGGTTTTCGTTACGGG GGTGTGCTTCCAATTGTCAGATGGCCTCTCAACTATTGCTCAAGGTTATCTTGAGGAATTTGTAAACAGCTGGACTTATGTGGGTGACAAATACCATCCTCTTTTAGGTGAAGAAGCTAGGGTAGCTGATACAGGAGGATCTCACTATCCATTTCTTATCACCGTTGACATGTATTTAGAAGTTGTCGAGCTCTATGTTGTGACACTTCTTGCTACAACTTTGAAAGACAAAAACCTGGCTATATCCTGGGTAGAAAAGGCTGTTCTTCTGCCCATTGAGAAGCGTCAG GTTCTTCTGAGGCGCTTACAATCAATGAGTTCTTCCATTACCAGTTCATCTCAAACTTCTATATACAAACCTGAATTCTTAAAAGACCAAACACCATATAATGCACATCAGAAAGATAATGCACCAGGATTCCCTACTCACGAACAAAATAATACAGCAAAGGCGGAAATTCTGAAACTTTCTCGTAATAGAGTTCCATATTTCTCGTGGTTTCCTACTTTTAGTGTGAAGTTAGGAAATGTTCAATTATCAATACCAAGTGGGAAATTTCTGTTGGCATCTCTGCTATTGATCATGTTTTACATCACAAGAAAAAAGCAAGCCATGTTGAAGAG GTTTCTTGTTAAGCATGCTCTCTCTTTTAGGAAGGCTTTTTTGGACCTGTGGCAACTTGCATTCTCATACCAAGTAAATCCCCTAGCTGCTGTCCAAACTTTGCCTAACTCAACACGAGGGAGCCGCTGA
- the LOC121778393 gene encoding LOW QUALITY PROTEIN: pentatricopeptide repeat-containing protein At1g73710-like (The sequence of the model RefSeq protein was modified relative to this genomic sequence to represent the inferred CDS: substituted 1 base at 1 genomic stop codon) encodes MMLQCCGGSLAQTSTPSFSPWFKLQCLSKDLYLSQKSLNKGKRKKYGGVLPVILRELEGRRDVETLLDSYCGKLNPKEQTLILKEQSRWDKVIRVFNWFKSQQDYAPNVIHYNVVLRSLGRAQKWDELRLCWIEMSEKGVVATNNTYGMLVDVYGKVGLVKEALLWIKHMKLRGVFPDEVTMSTVIKVLKDAGEFDKADKFYKDWCVGRVELDYLDFESDEEALSLKQFLLTELFRSGGRSRDFGGVEESDVTRKPRLTTTYNTLIDLYGKAGRLEEAAGVFSDMLKASVPLDAFTFNTMIFICGSEGHLSEAEALLDAMEERGIRPDTKTCNIFLKLYADLGDVDAALRWFRKIREFGLFPDDATHRVVIKILSERNMVEEVEFVIQEIERFGKCVDQSSLPLLAKMYVGVRMNERVKLLIERVKSRGGFSSRIYAALLDVYAENGLWAEAEALFYGERDGFGQKRDVLEYNVMIKAYGKAQMYDKANSLFKSMRNQGTXPDECTYNSIIQMLAAGGLVDRAREFLNEMMDARLKPSCLTFSAVIARFAEKKSFSIAIDVLQEMLLLDVRPNEIVYGSLINAFAEDGKLEEANVYFKTMEDSGISPNQVILTSMIKAYGKIRSVEGARGMYERMQMLDGGLDIVASNSMLNVYAELGMLSEAEAMYDHLRETGLADGVTFATMMLVYKNMGMLDSAIEVAEQMRESGFLRDCVGYNKVMACYAAHGQLVECGKLLHEMVVVGKVAPNKKTFKVLFTVLKKGGVPAEAVRDLQTSYYEGRPFAKQAVLTSAFSIVGLHAYALEWCGIFRKEEVGLRSNASAYNAAIRAYVAYGRIDDALKMFMRMQDEGVEPDVVTLINLVHCYGRAGMVEGVKRVHSQLKHGEVAPSEALVKAVVEAYKNMKRLDLAELITQEMKLVSEFEQFADCGSEDIDERDISLACGSDGDDLKY; translated from the exons ATGATGTTACAATGCTGCGGCGGTTCTTTGGCACAAACTTCAACTCCATCTTTTTCACCAT GGTTTAAGCTCCAGTGTCTTTCCAAGGACTTATATTTGTCCCAAAAAAGCttgaataaaggaaaaaggaagaagTACGGTGGCGTTTTGCCGGTGATTTTGCGGGAATTGGAGGGCAGGAGAGATGTTGAAACCCTTCTCGATTCCTATTGCGGGAAGCTCAATCCCAAGGAGCAAACTTTGATTCTCAAAGAGCAGAGTAGGTGGGATAAGGTAATTAGGGTGTTTAATTGGTTTAAATCCCAGCAAGATTATGCCCCAAATGTGATACATTACAATGTGGTGCTTCGCTCATTGGGTAGGGCTCAGAAATGGGATGAGCTGCGCCTCTGCTGGATCGAGATGTCCGAGAAGGGTGTTGTGGCCACGAACAACACGTATGGGATGCTTGTGGATGTGTATGGGAAGGTAGGGCTGGTGAAGGAGGCTCTTTTGTGGATCAAGCACATGAAACTAAGGGGGGTCTTCCCCGACGAGGTCACAATGTCCACTGTCATTAAGGTGTTGAAGGATGCGGGCGAGTTTGATAAGGCGGATAAGTTCTATAAGGATTGGTGTGTTGGGAGAGTTGAGCTGGATTATCTAGATTTTGAGAGTGATGAGGAAGCTTTGAGTTTGAAGCAGTTCTTGCTGACTGAGCTCTTCCGAAGTGGGGGGAGATCGCGAGATTTTGGTGGCGTGGAGGAGAGTGATGTGACAAGGAAGCCGCGCCTGACGACTACTTACAACACGCTCATTGATTTGTATGGGAAGGCGGGGCGTTTGGAGGAGGCTGCTGGTGTGTTTTCTGATATGTTGAAGGCCAGTGTGCCATTGGATGCTTTCACTTTTAACACTATGATTTTCATATGTGGGAGTGAGGGGCATTTGTCTGAGGCAGAGGCTTTGCTTGATGCAATGGAGGAGAGAGGTATTAGACCGGATACAAAGACGTGTAACATTTTTTTGAAACTTTATGCTGATTTAGGGGATGTAGATGCAGCTCTAAGGTGGTTTAGGAAGATTAGGGAGTTTGGTCTTTTCCCCGATGATGCAACacatagggttgtgatcaagatTTTGAGTGAGCGTAATATGGTTGAAGAAGTTGAATTTGTGATCCAAGAAATTGAGAGGTTCGGGAAATGTGTTGATCAGAGTTCTCTGCCATTGCTTGCTAAGATGTATGTTGGTGTTAGGATGAATGAGAGAGTGAAGTTGTTGATTGAGAGGGTGAAGTCCCGTGGTGGATTTTCATCGAGGATTTATGCAGCTCTCCTCGATGTTTATGCTGAGAACGGGCTTTGGGCTGAAGCTGAGGCTTTGTTTTATGGCGAGAGGGATGGATTTGGGCAGAAGAGGGATGTGTTGGAGTATAATGTGATGATCAAAGCTTATGGTAAGGCTCAAATGTACGACAAAGCAAACTCTCTTTTCAAGAGCATGAGGAATCAAGGAACGTAGCCGGATGAGTGCACGTACAACTCTATTATCCAGATGCTTGCTGCAGGTGGTTTAGTGGACAGAGCAAGGGAATTCTTGAATGAAATGATGGATGCAAGACTTAAGCCTTCATGCTTGACGTTCTCTGCCGTGATTGCTAGGTTTGCAGAGAAGAAAAGCTTCTCTATTGCAATTGATGTGTTGCAAGAGATGCTTCTGTTAGATGTGAGACCTAACGAGATCGTGTATGGCTCGTTGATCAATGCGTTTGCAGAGGATGGGAAGCTTGAGGAAGCAAATGTGTACTTCAAGACCATGGAGGACTCTGGGATTTCTCCTAACCAAGTGATCTTGACTTCAATGATCAAGGCTTATGGTAAAATCAGATCCGTTGAGGGGGCGAGGGGGATGTATGAGAGGATGCAGATGCTCGATGGGGGCCTGGATATCGTGGCATCTAACAGCATGCTGAATGTGTATGCTGAATTGGGGATGCTTTCTGAGGCGGAGGCAATGTATGATCATCTGAGGGAGACGGGTTTGGCCGATGGGGTCACCTTTGCTACCATGATGCTCGTCTACAAGAACATGGGGATGCTCGACTCAGCCATTGAGGTAGCGGAGCAGATGAGGGAGTCGGGTTTCTTGAGAGACTGTGTTGGTTACAACAAAGTCATGGCATGCTATGCTGCACATGGACAGCTTGTCGAGTGTGGCAAGCTTTTGCACGagatggtggtggtggggaaGGTCGCCCCAAACAAGAAGACATTCAAGGTCCTCTTCACGGTCTTGAAGAAGGGCGGTGTCCCGGCTGAGGCTGTGCGCGACCTACAAACATCCTACTACGAGGGCAGGCCGTTTGCCAAGCAGGCGGTGTTGACTTCGGCTTTCTCCATTGTGGGGTTGCACGCCTACGCTCTCGAGTGGTGCGGGATTTTTAGGAAGGAGGAAGTAGGGTTGAGGTCGAACGCTTCTGCTTACAATGCTGCTATCCGGGCCTACGTTGCTTACGGGAGGATAGATGACGCATTGAAGATGTTCATGAGGATGCAGGACGAAGGGGTCGAGCCCGATGTTGTGACGTTGATCAATCTCGTGCATTGCTATGGGAGAGCTGGGATGGTCGAGGGGGTGAAGCGCGTGCACAGCCAGTTGAAACACGGGGAGGTCGCGCCTAGTGAGGCGCTGGTGAAGGCGGTGGTCGAGGCTTACAAGAACATGAAACGGCTTGATCTTGCGGAGCTGATCACGCAGGAGATGAAGCTTGTTTCTGAGTTTGAGCAGTTTGCAGATTGTGGAAGCGAAGATATTGATGAAAGAGATATATCTTTAGCTTGTGGAAGTGATGGTGATGATCTAAAATATTGA
- the LOC121778411 gene encoding protein APEM9-like isoform X2, with protein MDIRDESYLVCCLFDEAASLSSSILKQLLINNQVSEFDMLESAGMVLVQSMKQLTRTSEILKDFKLLFGSLNLIPVQVFVTGVCFQLSDGLSTIAQGYLEEFVNSWTYVGDKYHPLLGEEARVADTGGSHYPFLITVDMYLEVVELYVVTLLATTLKDKNLAISWVEKAVLLPIEKRQVLLRRLQSMSSSITSSSQTSIYKPEFLKDQTPYNAHQKDNAPGFPTHEQNNTAKAEILKLSRNRVPYFSWFPTFSVKLGNVQLSIPSGKFLLASLLLIMFYITRKKQAMLKRFLVKHALSFRKAFLDLWQLAFSYQVNPLAAVQTLPNSTRGSR; from the exons ATGGATATTAGGGATGAAAG TTACCTCGTCTGCTGCTTGTTCGATGAGGCGGCCTCGTTGTCTTCTTCTATTCTTAAACAACTGCTCATCAATAATCAGGTTTCGGAATTTGATATGCTGGAATCAGCTGGCATGGTTCTCGTACAATCCATGAAACAATTGACAAG GACGTCGGAGATATTGAAGGACTTCAAACTCTTATTTGGTTCACTCAATCTCATTCCTGTTCAGGTTTTCGTTACGGG GGTGTGCTTCCAATTGTCAGATGGCCTCTCAACTATTGCTCAAGGTTATCTTGAGGAATTTGTAAACAGCTGGACTTATGTGGGTGACAAATACCATCCTCTTTTAGGTGAAGAAGCTAGGGTAGCTGATACAGGAGGATCTCACTATCCATTTCTTATCACCGTTGACATGTATTTAGAAGTTGTCGAGCTCTATGTTGTGACACTTCTTGCTACAACTTTGAAAGACAAAAACCTGGCTATATCCTGGGTAGAAAAGGCTGTTCTTCTGCCCATTGAGAAGCGTCAG GTTCTTCTGAGGCGCTTACAATCAATGAGTTCTTCCATTACCAGTTCATCTCAAACTTCTATATACAAACCTGAATTCTTAAAAGACCAAACACCATATAATGCACATCAGAAAGATAATGCACCAGGATTCCCTACTCACGAACAAAATAATACAGCAAAGGCGGAAATTCTGAAACTTTCTCGTAATAGAGTTCCATATTTCTCGTGGTTTCCTACTTTTAGTGTGAAGTTAGGAAATGTTCAATTATCAATACCAAGTGGGAAATTTCTGTTGGCATCTCTGCTATTGATCATGTTTTACATCACAAGAAAAAAGCAAGCCATGTTGAAGAG GTTTCTTGTTAAGCATGCTCTCTCTTTTAGGAAGGCTTTTTTGGACCTGTGGCAACTTGCATTCTCATACCAAGTAAATCCCCTAGCTGCTGTCCAAACTTTGCCTAACTCAACACGAGGGAGCCGCTGA